TCACTTACACATAAAGCAACTAACTTCACaattggttgtaactaactaactaacagtTTGTTGTAACAAACTTATTAACAAACTAAACTAACATCCAAACTAACAAAGTATCACAACTGTGGGCATCTGTACTCTGCAGATGCTCAATCATTTGTTAGCACATTTGAATTACACTTCAACAGATGTCAGGCGATCCTCTAGAAGTTTATTGATGTCAAGTTTAAGAGCAATGTCTCAAATATTTATTTGGATGGTTGCTCATGAACATTTTCTCAATAATCACCGGAGAAGCAAATGGGGTGCTGGTAAAGTACCAACAATGAAGTAGTAATGGTCTTGATCCCCTTAAGCATGTGATCAGGAGTTCGATTTAtggctcatgcgtatggagaaaattcggttgggaggggagaaccACCTTGTGTCCCCCACAGGTTCCCCGACGGAGATTAGTCGTCGCTAATAACGATGAAAACTTCGTACAAATAACatggtaacccaaaaaaaataactattatattcttgataaaaaaaaaattaaaaataacgaTTATACCACTATACAAGTtgcattgataaaaaaattataataagtattataaatatGGGACAAGTTGCTTGTTTCCCAAGTAGCCACTTGGTTGAGGACTGAGGAGTCACTCTGCAACCTAGAGGTACTTGGTTCGAAACTTGGcactagtaaaaaaaatatgggaCAAATTGTCACCGATGAAAATGAACATTTACGATGTATATAAGTTGATGTTGTTATTTTTTGAGGCAACATGGATAAGAGTGAAGAATGCTATTGAACAAAAtggcaaattaaaataaattatacacgGGTATTTTACTAgcataaaaaaaaccaaaaaataacatGGAAAACTCATCTCTATTATTGATCACCACCTTTTTAGGCAtttatatatagggggctgctaatttagacccagttgggtctaaattagcaaggtgcaccttttgagttggacaaaaatacccattttttaattttttggaagaatagagcaacaggggcatttctgtaattttctgcaattttacacgggccccccacttctttttccccccccagaCACGTGGCAGCTTCTCATTTGACAAAAAACGCGCGCGTGCagcacacgcgccgacaggcgcgcgtggtgGAGAGGaacacgcggagagagaaagcctttttaaaaggcaggccacgtgtcacattttaattggctgcgttaattttttttcattttatactttaaactcgattatttcatcgtaaattaattttttattttttaatttttataccaaaattcataatttttttttctctacaaatagagacttggtttgtttgatttggacaccgaaaaaaaaaacgcaatttttcactactttaaactcgattatttcgtcgtaaattaattttttattttttattttttataccaaaattcataatttttttttctctacaaatagagacttggttcgtttgatttggacacagaaaaaaaaactcaatttttcactaccttaatctcatcaaataactaataatcaacttactgaaaccattttaccagcaaaatggtttcagtttacaactctctgaaaccattctaccagataaatggtttcagaagcaaacacaattaataaattactcactgaaaccattctaccagtaaaatggtttcagaatacaactatgtgcaaccattctacaaggtaaatggtttgagaagcaaataactaataatctacttactgaaaccattctaccagcaaaatggtttcagattacaactctctgaaaccattgtaccagataaatggtttcagaagcaaacacaattaataaattactcactgaaaccattctaccagtaaaatggtttcagaatacaactatgtgcaaccattctacaagctaaatggtttcagaagcaaataactaataatcaacttactgaaaccattctaccagcaaaatggtttcagattacaactctctgaaaccattgtaccagataaatggtttcagaagcaaacacaattaataaattactcactgaaaccattctaccagtaaaatggtttcagaatacaactatgtgcaaccattctacaagctaaatggtttcagaagcaaataactaataatcaacttactgaaaccattctaccagcaaaatggtttcagattacaactctctgaaaccattgtaccagataaatggtttcagaagcaaacattagtttttaattatcgttttatctcatttaaggtagtgaaaaattgcgtttttttttcggtgtccaaatcgaacgaaccaaatctctatttgtaggaaaaaaaaaaatatgaattttggtataaaaaataaaaaaaaaaaattaatttacgacgaaataatcgagtttaaagtagtgaaaaattgcgttttttttttcggtgtccaaatcaaacaaaccaagtctctatttgtagagaaaaaaaaattatgaattttggtataaaaattaaaaaataaaaaattaatttacgacgaaataatcgagtttaaagcataaaatggaaaaaatcacgcagacccattcatatgctgacacgtggctgcctttttcaaaagtaaaattttctctctccagcttataatctagtgtggcgcagacaagatggtaggatgatctgggctgtctgatcaatcagacagccttaatgagatcacatcttggctgtctgatggaaatcaacggtctgtaaccatggtccttccgtacgcgcgcgacactggatccacgtctattaatttttaagaaggtgggggcgcgtgtcagtatttttttttttatgtaaaattacagaaatgcccctgttgctctattctttcaaaaattaaaagaatgggtattttggtccaattgaaaaggtgcaccttgctaacttagacctaactagggtctaagttagaaaaccccttaTATATATGCCTGActttgttgttttatttaaattgttttagATGGCTGGTTTCATGTGTGACTTGGTGAAACCATATGTGGAGAAATTGGTAGATAAGGCAATAGGAGAAGCACGTTATGTATTTTGCTACACATGTATTGTTAAGGAATTCGAAGATGAAAGGGATACGTTGGAACCATCAAAGACAGCATTGGAGGAGCGTGTACAGGTagcaaaaagaaaagataaagatATTAAAGCTAAGGTTGATATTTGGCAAAAGAATGTTGATAAGCTCTTTAAATTGGAcaccaaaaacaaacaaacatgttTCTTTAAATTTTGTCCTAATTGCATATGGCGATATAAAGAGGGAAAGAAGTTGGTAAAAAATCTGGAACTGATTAAACAACTAAAAGAAGAGGAGGAAAACAGACTTGTAAATATTGAACTCCCTTGCCGTCTTCCAGGTGTTGAGCAGCATTCATCTGAAAATTACATTTCTTTTAAAAGCAGAGAGTTAAAATACAAAGAAATATTGGATGCACTAAAAGATGACAACAATTATATAATTGGATTGCAAGGGATGGGTGGCACAGGAAAAACTACGTTGGCAATGGAAGTGGGTAAAGAACTAAAGCAATCTAAACAATTTTCTCTTGTCATTGATACAACAGTTTCCTTTACTCCTAATGTAAAAAAGATCCAAGATGAAATTGCTGGACCTTTAGGATTGAAATGGGAGAAATGTACTGAATCAGACCGATCGACAAAACTATGGAGTAGATTAACACAAGGTGAGAAAATTCTTCTGATAATGGATGATGTGTGGGAACAAAAGCCACCTTTTGATTTTGATCCAATAGGAATTCCAAAACGGGACAATCGTAAAGGTTGTACAGTTCTTGTAACCTCGCGTAGTAAACAAGTACTCATCCAAATGAAGTGTGATAAGATAATAGAATTGGATCTTTTATCTGAAGAGGAAGCGTGGATCATGTTTAAAAGATGTGCCAGTATATCCAGCAGTTCTGCAAATGATTTGATTGGTTATGGACGTTTGATTGTAAAGGAGTGCAAACAATTGCCAATTGCAATTGCAATTACTGCCAGCAGTTTAATGGGGAAACATGTGGATAAGTGGAAGGGTACACTACAATCCTTTAGGAAGATTGGATCTATGCATGGTGTTGATGATGATTTGGTTGGAATTTATAAATCTTTGCAGGTTAGCTATGAAAATATGATGGATGAAAAGGCCAAGGGGTTGTTCCTCATATGTTCTCTATTCCGAGAAGATGAAAAAATTCATATTGAAGTTCTAACCAGACTTTGCATAGGAGCAGGTGTTTTTGAGGTTGATAATAGCAGCTATGATGAGGTTAGAAACAAAGTATCCGTAGCTAAACACACACTCATAAATTCTTGCATGTTGTTTCCAGTAGATGAAGCACATGTAAAAATGCATGATTTGGTTCGTGATGTTGCTCAATGGATAGCGAACAGAGAGATTCAATGTGTAAATTTGTCTGACAAAAATCAAAAGTTGTTGCTTGGAAAggagaaaaatgttaaatatttattatgtGAAGGGAAGGTCGTTGATTTTATATCCTGTAAGTTTGATGGTTCCAAACTTGAGATTCTAATTGTGGATATGGGTGGAAAATATGGAGATCTCACATGTATTGAAGTCCTAGATTCTTTCTTTGAAAATATTGTCAAGCTTCGAGTTTTGTATTTTGTAGGTGATGATTATCTACAATCTTTATCACTATCAGACTCAATTCAGCGATTGACAAATATTCGATCAATGTTCTTTGATACAGTCGATTTAGGTGACATCTCTATTTTGGGAAACCTGCAAAGTCTTGAGACTCTTGATATGGTTAAGTGCACCATCAGTGAATTGCCAAGTAAATTTACAAAACTGGGGAAATTTAagttgttgaagttgacagattgtaatattattatgaaaaatccaTTTGAAGTTATTAAAAGTTGTTCATCACTTGAggagttgtatttcaaaaacaGTTTTAATAACTTTTGTCAAGAAATAACCTTGCATGAGTTGCAAAGGTATCATATATGTACAGGCTTTGATGTAATGAATGATTCCCTGTCAAAATATCTGGTTTTAAAAGGGGGTGATGAGGATAATTTCTCAAAAGAAACATTCAAGTATTGTATCCAAACAGCAGAGGGTCTTCATCTAACTAGAATTAACAAATGGAGAAATCTCATGCCTGACATAGTTCCTATAAATCTAGGTATGAATGATCTTGTTGAGCTTATTTTGAAATGTGATTCCAAACTTCAATGCCTCATAGACACCAAACAGATTGGTTTTCAAGTACCAAATGTCTTCTCCAAGTTGGTTGTACTAAAGCTCAAGGAAATGGAGGATTTGGAAGAATTATGCAATGGTACCAATACCATCTCCTTTggttatttattcaatttaaagGAACTATCTCTCGAGAGTTGTGGAAATTTGAGAAGCTTGTTTAAATGCAGCCTAGATCTCCGTAATCTAAAGACGGTGACACTAAAAGCATGCTCAACATTGGTTTCTGTTTTTGATTTGTCAACTTCTCGAAGCCTGTTGATGCTGGAGGACTTGAAAATAAGTGATTGTGAGAAATTGGAAAACATATTTACTTATGAAGAAAGGGTAATGGATGGTGATAATGATAATAACAAGAGTTGCAACTCAATGTTTCCAAATCTAAAAGTTGTCTATATTGAGAATTGTCCCCAATTAGAATACATATTTCCAGTTCTTTCTGCTGCTGAAGACCTTTTGTTATTGAAAGTTATCAAAATACATCGGTGTGATAGTCTGAAATACGTATTTGATGGTGATAATGATAATAACAAGAGTTGCAACTCATTGTTTCCAAAGCTGCAAGTTGTCAATATCATAAATTGTTTCCAATTACAATTTATATTTCGACTTCTTTTTGCTAAAGACCTTTTGTTGTTGGAAGCTATCGGCATACAACATTGTCCCAATCTGGAATACATATTTGACCAACCACAGCAAGATCTCGAACTTCCATCACTTAAACAATTACTGATTGTTAGTGTGTCACATTTCATTGGCATATTTCCAGAATCTTATCATCCCAACATGCCTTCATCTATTAAAGGGTCATATGATTCTATTTCCAAGCCACAAACAAAATCCAATAAATTCTCTTGGAGTCATATATGTTGTCAtagaaaaaatttgaaaagtgcTGAAATCCCATCGGTTTCTGAGAATCAACCAAAAGACTGTTCAATCTCCCAGGTAATGCTCTTACATTTTCATGTTAACTTTTGATAATTTCTGTTTTTAATATGATTTACGGAGGAAACATATCTTTTTTCTAAATTGTAAGCtcaaatttagttttttttttttttttttttatttggatgACATTATAGGTattgaattcaaattttctcGGTGAATGTCTTTCAAAATCAATATCACATATCCTGAGCAATATTAAAGTGATAGATCTGGTGATGGTTTCAAATATAAAATCAGTGTTTACGTTGTCTATTGCACCAAAAATGTCATTGGAGAGCTTGACGATTAAAAAATGTTATGAATTGGAGCACATAGTTGTAGACATTGGAGATGGAAGTGATAGAAATGAATTGGGAAATGTCTTCCCAAAATTAAAAATGCTCAAGGTTGAAGAATGTGAGAAATTGGAATACATATTTGGACACAATGATGCTagtgatcatcatcatcatcatcaaaaccACAATAATGAGGTGACTCACCTTCATCTTCCAGCTTTGGAAAAACTCCATCTTCACAGTCTTCCAAGTTTAATCGGCATGTGTACCAAAAACTATCACACAACGTTGCCAACTTTGATTGAAGTTAAAGTCATTGAATGCCCAAAAGTTGCTATCAAATCTATTGGTGATTTCATGGTTACTAATTATTCGATGATTTCAATATCTCAGGAAATTAGTACAACCATCAAGGTACGTACCCACCGCTCTTgccatatatttttattaatgtttGTCAAATTATTAACCGAAGCTCTTTTATGGTCCAATCTTTGAGCCGAGTTGTTGTTGACGATCAGGAGAGGAgacttttatgtattattgaTAGTTAGACTTTGATAGAGTTAAATTATGATTaactaaataatttaaatagtTAAGTTAGAGGTAGAATTTATTTGTTCTCGTGAGTTTAGTTTAGAGGTTGGTGTTAGAACCCCAGATACTCACCTTGATTGgtgacattgcattatatatttaCGTACTTAGTTTGGCGACCACAGTCGGAACCACCGAATTCATCGTAACTACTCGTGCCTCTAGTGTCATATCTACTTCATGCGCCACCTCCACATCTCAAACCTCCTGATCTATACCCAATTGTGCATTTCATAAAGTTTTGATGTtgctgtgtcaaaaaaaaaaaaaaaagttttgatgtTGGTTTTACAAAACCGCCCAAGTCTTAGCTTTTCGGCATGGTGAACTCCGGAAGAATTTCACACCGTTTGATCAAATTGTTGCTTataggagtgctagcaacacactcatTTTACCACACTCTCTTTTAATGGTTAAAATTCATAAGTATTATTCTATTTTCAACTTATATTGATTTTCACAGGTAATTTAACATAATTACATTGTATTTATACATCAAGTAACTAACAAactgttgaatatgttgttgtgttgagtttgtttgaagtcccacattgcttaggttcccggacggttaagtgtataaatatgtgagggtaacctcaccctttgagctagcttttggggatgagatccaagcatatttaacatggtatcagagtcgggttaaggactgcaatgtggacatttgacccaggaccacgctaggcgtgagggtggatgttgaatatgttgcttttggggatgagatccaaacatatttaacacaAACACTACTTGACTACTAAGTAATCTAgttgtaactaactaactacaTAACTGCCTCATAACTTAATGCATTAAGTAAACTAAGCATACCTCAACTAATTGAAAACACAACAACTAATGTGTATGTTTTAATTTCTCATTTGTTTATTGTAGGAATTTAGTGGGAACACGGACCCCTTTCTCGCACTACTAGAAAAACACATTTTAGTGACGGAAATTTGTGAGGGAAATATATCCCCCACGATTTGTAACGGAAATAGTGACggaatcttatattttttaataaattaaagtaaTTAAGGTTTAGCGACAAAATTGGTGACGGAATAAATCCCTCACTAACAATCCGTCATAAAATTCCCTCACAAAACCTAACAAAGTAATTGTTAGTGAGGGATTTGGAGAACAAAATTCTCTTTAAATATTCCGTCACAAATTGCTCTATTAATTTTCAAGTATTTTAAAGTTGTTTCTtaatcttaatataaaaaacgcACCACTCATCGGTGACAAAACCACTCGTAACGGTAGCGCTTCTCTCTGCTCGCCGAGTTTACCTCAACAACAATAATTCTTCCTTCAACTCAATCGAGATTTTCGCTTCCTTCATTTCACAATCAACGCTGGATCGATAATCTCTGATTAGGCTTTTTCCGTTCTTGTAATTTTCCCcaatttggtttgaatttttaGTTCCGATTCATGCGCTTTTGGATACAAATTCATTGTTATATAGCTTGATTCGCGCTTCATTCAATTTAATCGGATTTTTCTTCATTGCAACAATCAATCATCATTACTCAGGTTCTTTTCTcatttcatttttcatcttGTATTTTGTTTGCTTCTAATTTTGAATATCTAATTTTGTGATGTTTTTTCGAAGAGGTTGTGAGAGCTAATTTTGAATCATCATTACGGATCTGGTTGGAGAAGGAAGGGGTTCAAATTTGGAGTGTTTAGCTAGTTTTGAATGTTTTCTAAACATTGTGAGAGCACTAGGAATGTCAATTTCTTCTTTATTCATGTTCTTGATTTGATTATGTTGTTTTAGGGTTGGAGTAACGAAAGGATTATTTCTTCTCATGAGAGTGGTAGAGTTATTTTCTTGTTGGATACTGATCAATCTAACAAGGTAATgtattttagttatttattatGATTTGAAGCGTTGAACATGTTTTTATGAAATTGTTGTTATGATAGGTTGAAGAAGTTGTGAAGAAGATGGAAATTGAGTTTGGAAGTGGATGGATAGCTCATCAGCACTGTAAGGACGGTAAGGTGGATAATTTTATAGCTCTGCTTCACCTCAAAAAACTTGCATGGAATTTTGATTGTGGTGTTGAATTGATTTTAGTGCAATAAAAGTGTATGTTTCAATTAGTTTTTAAGTTATATAAGTGTATGTTTGCAAATGTTCAATAATGAACTGTTTAAATTTATGTAGAAATTGTATTCATTTCAAATATGAAttcattgttattttatttctctGAATTCTCTAAGTTCATATTTCATATGTGAACATGCAGAGCATTAAACTGATAGACTATCTTATGTAAATATTTATGTTCACTTTTGGAAGTTATGATTTGTTAGTTTTAGCAAACTTAAGAGATATTCACAGTATGGTTTGATCCATGACTTTCAGGCTCCAGATTGATATCAATTCATCCCTATATTTCTGTGAGAACTATTGGATGTACATGTGAGTTAAATGCTCTATATAGATgttgaacaaataaatatatcGCACTTTTATTTTACATGTATATAATGCTATTCATTATGAAGCGGTATTACTAGTGTAACCTTAATTATATATTCTTAATTTGCAATACTGTTGTGTTTGGTCTTTACACTTCTCTTATTGTGCACAttcattgaattttattttattacaggTTGGTGTGATCAGAAATCTGGTCcacattcattaaattttttactataatattCTCTAATCAAGGAAGAATTCTATTAAAAAGAACTCTTTGTAAGAAGAGGAATGCTAAGGATAGTCTCTCGAACACTCTAGTCTACTTTAGTCACTCTTTAAACGGCTAAGCTCGTTTAAAACGACTTAGCCGGTTTCCAGTGTCAaggttttaaaaaattgatgcgGTCCAATAACTGAGAGTGTTCCAATGGAGAGTGTTTGAGAGATTCACCTTAGGATTCCTCTGGTAAGAAAGCCATGTTTATGGacttttatatttgaaatttggGCTTTGTTTAGGTCCAGTACTTGGTGTTGATTGGCGCAATAATGTGTCATTTGCCACATGCTCCACTGACACCTTGATACATGTCTGCAAGATTGGAGAAGACGAACCGATAAAAACTTTTGCTGGGCACCAGGTTTGTACACCCTATCTTGTTTTGAATTATTATGCTTTGCACTGAAACACTGATGCCGCGATTATACCTTTTTTGGGAGGGAAAAGGGTCCAATAAAAAACGGGTTGCTGAATTAACTAAACAAATCGCTGGATAACCTTGGGATGATGCTTTCTAGATGAATCCCAAATTTTTAAGGTATATATGACTACATAGGTAGATTTCATTTCAAAATCAGTACAACACTTAAGCGAGGTACCAAAGTTAGCATTATTAGTAACATGCTTTGGTTTACTGAATTCTACTTAACGAGTTTATCGGTTCTGCATTAAATTAAGATATGCTAAATACAATATTGTGCTTTTTTATAATAAGTCTTTACTGTCTGATAACAAATTGTTCTGCTATTGCAGAGTGAAGTAAATCATATCAAATGGGATCCCACAGGTTCACTACTGGCCTCATGTTCAGACGATTGAAtctaaaagttgttatttttcCTTCTCTTAACTGCTATAAAAATAGAGGCAGAGTAAGCATGCTTCTTAAGAACTTTGGTGTTTTCAGTTTTGTGTTGCAAGTCTTAATTGATAATTGAGAAGCCATGTGTAGTAATATTGTTCATGAATTTATCCTCTATGACAATTAAACCTTTCTTGCAATGTGAAGGTTGAAGAATATGAATACTGGAAGCTCAAGTCTCTTTATATCAGCCTTTGGAGGTTAAGAACTTGGATGGTTCTTTGTATAATCCTACTAATTTTTTCAAGTATGCCTTTGACTTTTATATTATTCTTTACTTTCAACATGCATATCAGCTAATGAAAATTAATGAAGGGAAGCTAATATGTTGGGGTTCGATAATGGATTAAGAGCCTTAAAAGATGGAGGTTTCTAGGAATAAATTGAGACAAAGCTCAAGGAACCAGCATTGTAAAAAGTTCAATTTGTATGGTTTGAGTTGAATGTGTAAGGTTGTGGGAGCATTCCTTGTATAGTTGTTGTAAGAGTTCAAGTTTTATTATCCTTCAAGTCTTCAACTATTGTATGTTCACTATTTAGATTTGTGAGATACTTTTGTTTTGAGAATTTGGATGTAAATGTTTCAAGAACGTAGTATATGTACTAAAACCACTTATGGTGTATATGAatcaaatttttgtattttgttgattatcaaaaaaaaaattttttttttataagctgtatttttgtttattaatatGAGATGCTTTTGGATAcaactaaatttatttaattttttttaaaaaaaaattcacattagTGAGGGAAACAATTCCTcacaaaaaatagattctttgAAATTAGTGACGGAAACATTTCCTCACAAATATATCCGTCATAAAATTCCTCACAATTAGTGACGGAAATTGGCTCTGAAATTAAATTTTGGTCTACCATTAGTGACGGATATTCTGCTTGTGACAGACAAAAACCGTCGCAAACTGTGACGGGTATAAAATTCCCTCACAAATATTTTGCGACGCTCGTTTTCTTTACGGATTTTGGGGACTAGCTAAATCCGTCGCTAAACTGGTTTGTGACggattttgttgattttgtgaCGGATTTGCTCCCTctctaattttgatttttctagtagtgtcgCTTTGAAAAGACTCACACTAAACAATAACTCCAAAGTAGAAAATATCTTTTGTCTCAATGAAGCAAATGACCAGCAAATGAATTTAGGTTTGGAAGACATTGAGTTGTATGATCTGTCTATGATGATGTGCCTTTTTGTGGGTCCCAAAAACTATTTTTCTCTCAAAAATCTTACCGGCATAGAAATTGTGCGATGTGAAAAATTGGAAATAGTCTTCTCCACTTCTATATCAAGGTGTCTACCACAGTTGTATTATCTGAG
This portion of the Trifolium pratense cultivar HEN17-A07 linkage group LG3, ARS_RC_1.1, whole genome shotgun sequence genome encodes:
- the LOC123916351 gene encoding uncharacterized protein LOC123916351 isoform X1 encodes the protein MAGFMCDLVKPYVEKLVDKAIGEARYVFCYTCIVKEFEDERDTLEPSKTALEERVQVAKRKDKDIKAKVDIWQKNVDKLFKLDTKNKQTCFFKFCPNCIWRYKEGKKLVKNLELIKQLKEEEENRLVNIELPCRLPGVEQHSSENYISFKSRELKYKEILDALKDDNNYIIGLQGMGGTGKTTLAMEVGKELKQSKQFSLVIDTTVSFTPNVKKIQDEIAGPLGLKWEKCTESDRSTKLWSRLTQGEKILLIMDDVWEQKPPFDFDPIGIPKRDNRKGCTVLVTSRSKQVLIQMKCDKIIELDLLSEEEAWIMFKRCASISSSSANDLIGYGRLIVKECKQLPIAIAITASSLMGKHVDKWKGTLQSFRKIGSMHGVDDDLVGIYKSLQVSYENMMDEKAKGLFLICSLFREDEKIHIEVLTRLCIGAGVFEVDNSSYDEVRNKVSVAKHTLINSCMLFPVDEAHVKMHDLVRDVAQWIANREIQCVNLSDKNQKLLLGKEKNVKYLLCEGKVVDFISCKFDGSKLEILIVDMGGKYGDLTCIEVLDSFFENIVKLRVLYFVGDDYLQSLSLSDSIQRLTNIRSMFFDTVDLGDISILGNLQSLETLDMVKCTISELPSKFTKLGKFKLLKLTDCNIIMKNPFEVIKSCSSLEELYFKNSFNNFCQEITLHELQRYHICTGFDVMNDSLSKYLVLKGGDEDNFSKETFKYCIQTAEGLHLTRINKWRNLMPDIVPINLGMNDLVELILKCDSKLQCLIDTKQIGFQVPNVFSKLVVLKLKEMEDLEELCNGTNTISFGYLFNLKELSLESCGNLRSLFKCSLDLRNLKTVTLKACSTLVSVFDLSTSRSLLMLEDLKISDCEKLENIFTYEERVMDGDNDNNKSCNSMFPNLKVVYIENCPQLEYIFPVLSAAEDLLLLKVIKIHRCDSLKYVFDGDNDNNKSCNSLFPKLQVVNIINCFQLQFIFRLLFAKDLLLLEAIGIQHCPNLEYIFDQPQQDLELPSLKQLLIVSVSHFIGIFPESYHPNMPSSIKGSYDSISKPQTKSNKFSWSHICCHRKNLKSAEIPSVSENQPKDCSISQVLNSNFLGECLSKSISHILSNIKVIDLVMVSNIKSVFTLSIAPKMSLESLTIKKCYELEHIVVDIGDGSDRNELGNVFPKLKMLKVEECEKLEYIFGHNDASDHHHHHQNHNNEVTHLHLPALEKLHLHSLPSLIGMCTKNYHTTLPTLIEVKVIECPKVAIKSIGDFMVTNYSMISISQEISTTIKEFSGNTDPFLALKRLTLNNNSKVENIFCLNEANDQQMNLGLEDIELYDLSMMMCLFVGPKNYFSLKNLTGIEIVRCEKLEIVFSTSISRCLPQLYYLRIEECKELKCIIEDDTENNNLSNVVSSKKCFLNLKVLIVVKCNRLKSLFHVSICNDLPKLKAMMIKEANELQDLFGTDGDQKVEIPNLKLIVFVNLPSLRRTQGIQSQEIRFCFVWNCQNLSPTSTIPTDVDGYDLNRYLGFNSSEYKLIRDLKDIVKLVQEESKQRHQQESKQHNTGSENQSSEATSGDLLTFSQVINVEEGTTSTNADTIALASSGPLVTSECKTSLLVNAYGPIVIYSPPIVTIQPLTTQNVDVGNWHETIFLNDVVMKVSSTIEEQIPNDDEQIVSKSRLSVISSQLPYKGFPYGIEVQATSGHELTFSHENDIDSNINGLETKMKQSAKGKQEYVVNVPRIVEITSIEDSDCLKETEDRSIEEGSTSETRNEPPIQLVADLKQKGTESSFHDFDLGDSQETTRTNNEDVDLYLQMESAYRQFQESKYHDDGNENPNAQTTKEFAEWIEVQATLGHKLTSSQKKMKKAPEAKHTFVEDVPDLEIPSTTLLPTNSEEDGDGKICLPSFSIVNTKPPATKDVDIGDSQETIAVEDINKLIEEDPLLALEKLLTGVQSFSIETLLQELKTLMDSTSDLDHLVSNQESKSKLISLLHGLNQHQRLLPSDVKEFVEKVQNFFNDNIKQATSQRVIKKHNLLLDSKTDLMNKLMSAKSTQAHIDSETSTANAKIHELSLQIEDLENQRNALKSVVNKCDVQKMKLKAECTEWAQQSKKFISALASSEVDVREAERARYLAKEGFANLKSSFPTFRKENKRKNNKLQYLLMCVLLVVISFSLNFVSKDMFVIFPQKLRLF